The following proteins are encoded in a genomic region of Necator americanus strain Aroian chromosome II, whole genome shotgun sequence:
- a CDS encoding hypothetical protein (NECATOR_CHRII.G5367.T1), translating to MAAGDSTEIHSERSVRAWFQRFKAGNEKFEDEPHSGRQTAISFDELKNLAEQHPHEGVRYFAANLGCCPPSRRFDWPDTIVTGGEKWALYVNHTHKRAWCAGDEMPDPFVKGEIHEKKVMLNVWWGVRGIYSFELLPDNPGLLRSTASSATFACCTITRALTSRRRLLRKFWSSDGKFYRTHRRARLWSRATTASSDRFSITWRRSATMLENDLRAFFAFKSPKFYAKGIRNLVRHWQKVADVYGDYFVE from the exons CACCGAAATCcattctgagcggtctgtgcgcgcctggttccagcgcttcaaagccggaaacgaGAAATTCGAAGATGAACCTCACTCTGGTCGACAGACTGCAATATCATTCgatgaactgaagaatctggcggagcagcatccacatgaaggtgtgcggtattttgctgccaatcttggctgttgtccacc aagccgcagattcgactggcctgacaccattgtcactggaggtGAAAAATGGGccctctacgtcaaccacacccacaaacgtgcgtggtgcgctggcgatgaaatgccggatcctttcgtgaaaggtgaaatccatgagaagaaggtcatgctgaacgtctggtggggagttcgTGGAATCTACAGTTTCGAACTGCTTCCGGACAACccaggtctactgcgctcaactgcaagcTCGGCAACGTTCGcgtgctgcacgataacgcgcgccctcacatcgcgaagaagacttctcagaaaattctggagctcggatgggaagttctaccgcactcACCGTAGAGCCCGGCTCTGGTCCCGAGCGACTACTGCGTCTTCCGATCGCTTTAGCATCACCTGGAgaagaagcgctacgatgctcgaaaatgaccttcgggctttcttcgccttcaAATCGCCgaagttctacgccaaaggaattCGTAATCTTGTGAGACATTGGCAGAAGGTTGCTGATGTttatggagattatttcgtcgaataa
- a CDS encoding hypothetical protein (NECATOR_CHRII.G5367.T2) has product MVLILPAKYIPPSCSNKQSNHGGTEIHSERSVRAWFQRFKAGNEKFEDEPHSGRQTAISFDELKNLAEQHPHEGVRYFAANLGCCPPDGNRQRRLDICTQLLSRSRRFDWPDTIVTGGEKWALYVNHTHKRAWCAGDEMPDPFVKGEIHEKKVMLNVWWGVRGIYSFELLPDNPGLLRSTASSATFACCTITRALTSRRRLLRKFWSSDGKFYRTHRRARLWSRATTASSDRFSITWRRSATMLENDLRAFFAFKSPKFYAKGIRNLVRHWQKVADVYGDYFVE; this is encoded by the exons ATGGTCTTG ATCTTGCCAGCGAAATATATTCCACCGAGTTGCTCCAACAAACAATCAAACCATGGTGG CACCGAAATCcattctgagcggtctgtgcgcgcctggttccagcgcttcaaagccggaaacgaGAAATTCGAAGATGAACCTCACTCTGGTCGACAGACTGCAATATCATTCgatgaactgaagaatctggcggagcagcatccacatgaaggtgtgcggtattttgctgccaatcttggctgttgtccacc cgacggcaaccgccaaagacgtttggacatctgcactcagctgctctctagaagccgcagattcgactggcctgacaccattgtcactggaggtGAAAAATGGGccctctacgtcaaccacacccacaaacgtgcgtggtgcgctggcgatgaaatgccggatcctttcgtgaaaggtgaaatccatgagaagaaggtcatgctgaacgtctggtggggagttcgTGGAATCTACAGTTTCGAACTGCTTCCGGACAACccaggtctactgcgctcaactgcaagcTCGGCAACGTTCGcgtgctgcacgataacgcgcgccctcacatcgcgaagaagacttctcagaaaattctggagctcggatgggaagttctaccgcactcACCGTAGAGCCCGGCTCTGGTCCCGAGCGACTACTGCGTCTTCCGATCGCTTTAGCATCACCTGGAgaagaagcgctacgatgctcgaaaatgaccttcgggctttcttcgccttcaAATCGCCgaagttctacgccaaaggaattCGTAATCTTGTGAGACATTGGCAGAAGGTTGCTGATGTttatggagattatttcgtcgaataa